tacgtaatatatgatattacgtatttgtacgtgcaaataattcagaatgtgtacttatacgtaaaagatacatatataaataaattcaatataaaattcaggtaaattcatttaaattcatgtttaggttttcttcagcctaatttctattaaatagaagggttggctgttggcgactacgacagtcgctcaaacaaggagtgttttggtgaaaaaatttattttttttgcctgtttttttttaagagtttcttcagaaacgtgcaaaagtgttgctgatgaaaacgaatttgtctcatagttcctatcccacttaaaattatgcgatagaaacgttggcattaacagttttaaaaaatatttttatttttttttttttttggtttttgggagttgttttggtcgaaatcgatttttttcattttcaatgctccaaatcattttttatgtatatgtttccgttagacccaccaataagtataccaaaatgatcagggagcgagctgagttgatttagccatgtccgtctgtctgtttgtttgaacgcaaacaagtccctcaatttttgagatatcttgatgaaatttggtaagcaggcatattttaatggggaatttgacatttgtcggaattgaccggatcggaccactatagcatatacctcccatacataAGAGGGCTTTTGCCATTTCTgcgccatttctgcctcattttaacagctagcaacatcaatttttaccacaagcttacgtattgggcatatataattgtctgaaaaaatcgtcttaatcggactaaaaatcgatttcgacaaaaatgatgaaaatcctcttaccggaacagtcggttgtatgggatatatattgtaacgaatttactgtaacgccgattattttcaacttgcttcttacgttcgtatcgctaaattgtcgaataaataaatcaaatatttaattatgcaaaacggtctttattagactactttgaataacacttatacttcacaactgttatcgtgttttaaatcaaactcaagtcaGACTACTCCGCTTTTGCCGCTTTTATAATCTTTTCTGCATCGTTGGGATATTCCAGATGTGTCTCCTTGTAGAATGTTCTACTTGTTTACcctagtaattgagctacatatatgtatatctatttgtagtttatagactctcacataggcatatgcgtgtatatatgtgagtaatactttgactgttgactaactatgtacatctgtgtgtgagttatctcttcgcagccttgtatgcatgtgggtaaacgacgattaatgtgtttatgtgtattttcccgctgcgtgtatgtaaatgttgcttgtcgTAATGTGTACATAATGATCTATGTATTTATTTACGCACATACTGCTTAGAATCACCCTAGCgatgtgatgtgagtatcacttagtgattctaatattcgtgacactgccctccacctaagtcggatcgtcccgatcagacaaatctcctgatctaaacgctgctagcctctccaaatgaaccactttcattttggttcgtggtttgccgatggtttgtatgcggtaaactacatcgttgattcgctttaaaattttgtatgggccttcccaattacactgcaatttcggggacaaacctttcttccgttgtgggttatataacagcaccaaatcgccTTCCttaaaaccttccgaattaattgctttatcgtatctggctttcatcttgtcactcataatctttgttcgttgtcttacaagatcgtgtatttctctcatctcttcttccaagacaccagtggatttcttggcatttctctccgcatcggcattaatcccaaactccaaatcggctggcagtcgaaggtcattgccaaaaattacttttgcgggggtttggcccgttgtctcatgcactgccgatcggtaagccatcaaaaaTAATCGTATGtgcgtatcccactctttatggtacttgtcgactactttccttaagtgctcctccaaggttctattgaatcgttccaccataccatcggactgaggatgcaatgcagctgtccgtgtttttcgaatgccaagtattttacacatttcttggaacacagctgattcaaaattcctgccttggtcaaaatgtaattccattggtacaccataccttgcaacccaattattTACAATCAAGACTGCAATTGTTtacgcttcttgatttgggattgggtatacctctggccatttgctaaaataatccataaccaccaatacgtatttgtttccgctgttgctagtaggaaatggacccgcGACATCTAAAGCAATCCTTTCAAAcggtgcacctgagttatattgcttcatctggccatgacttcgtgttctgggccctttggctctgctgcaaacctcgcattTCGCAATCCACtctgtgaccgactgacggcaaccaacccaatagaatctctgtttaatcttctcgagcgttttcgtgattcccagatgacctccacttggaccattatgtaactcgttgagaacgtcaggaatccttttcctgggaacaactattagtttcttcttgcactggccatcctcactctcccatattcgatacaggcaaccggatatcaattgtaaactattccactgggcccaatatgacttcacaataggactttctgctgacatctcctctttaTTCGGTctctcatttcgttcgagcccgtgCATAACATGGGACAGATCTGAATTTtatagctgacacttccttagctgttccatGTCCCAGTCATCCGAACACGTCATAGTCATAAGCCGAACACCTAtaatgtcttccttagcctcagcttttgaacagtgtttacattccaaactacatggtcttcgtgacattgcatgagcatttccatgggtactaccttttcgatgctcaatggaaaagtcatagctttgtagtcgctcgatccaccgtaccaattgaccttctgggttacggaactgcaggagccatttcaacgctgcgtgatttgTCGTGGCGTGGAtacgctgcccgtagaggtatttatgaaaatgtttaatgcactctacaaaTGCTaatagctctctccgtgtaacgcaatagttcctctctggttttctaattgatcggctgtaatatgcaactaccttctcctgtccatcgaccagttgtgataaaacgccttctatagcatatccactcgtatcggtatctagaataatcgttgctcctggaatcggatatgccaacattggggcagtgcacaaccgctctttcaatgtttggaaagtcaCTTCTTGCTCCCTTTTCCactgaaaagctttattttttcttgtaagctcgtgaaggctatgggctacgctggaaaagtttggtacaattcggcggtaatatgtgcacagcccaaggaaacttcttaattcatgcaagttctgtggtcttggccaatctttcacagcttctattttttcattcgcagtacagatgccctctgtcgttaccttgtgacccaaataatttacttcctttttaaacaacgaacactttttgggacttagttttagaccagcgccagctattctctggaaaacttcctctaagtttttaagatgttcatcaaagttcttgcccaatacgatgatgtcgtccaggtacaccaagcatgttttccaatgtagtcctttcaatacctgatccagaagtctctcgaaagtagctggtgcattacaaagtccaaaaggcatcactgtaaattgccaaagaccatgaccaacactgaaggctgttttttctttgtcttcctccttcaccaccaattgccagtagccgcttttcaagtccagtgtgtaaaaccatttcgtaccagataggcagtccagagtatcgtcaattcttggcaacgggtagctatcctttttcgtaacgtcgttcaacttgcggtagtccccgcaaaacctcatttttccatccttcttcttcacaaataccacgggtgagctccatggactagctgatggttcgatgacgccgctgtcgctcatttctcgCACGATTTGACTTAAAACTTCCCGCTTCGCaaatggaacactacgaggagcttcaCGGATCagtctcgcatctccagtatcaatttgatgtttcacaactttggtgcggcctgatttggagccatcctggtcaaatatattcgagtagtttaggagcagttgttttgcttcactctgataatcttcctctagcccctccgtccatgccatgatgtcatttgaaagatcattgTTGATGGTTGGAATGTGctcctggagctgctcacagttaataattacatcagcctcttgacatcttcccaatatagctcgtTTGGTAAGTTTgattggtgaattgaactcattgagtactcttatcggaatacgtccaccttgttttgtcatagccagggtttttcctacaagaacattcggtgttgatttgtttgctgcttcgacaacccacaatttgtttgtcccacaactccatcaacctttgcccagatgactgcttctgattttggtggtatttgctgattctcttccaccatcactcgtttcctgctgtagcctctctcgtagccgaaattaagtggcacatccatgttcttatatcgcatcatcttgctttgcatatcgatcttgatgccttggtcgattaagaagtccactccaattatgatttcatcaacaatctccgccactataaaattgtatactaccgtgacgttcccaattgcgacttcacatactACTTCTCCTAGGACCGtagtgtcttctccagtggctgtacgcaatcttgctccatgaaatggtcttatcttcttgttgactaaatccgctcgaataatggaatgagatgcacccgtatctacagtcagtaaacgttcctttccatccacatgtcctcctacagtaagattgtttgaccttcttccgatttgcgagatagagattatggggcattcaattgggggagccagctgtcgccccttgcggctgactcgctttagtttaacgattgagtagacttggagatttgctcatctccttcagctctgcgtttacggccacccacattgttggaactattggaattgctactgcaatgacgtgcaatgtgacctgggttaccgcacttgaaacatttcataagtccggcatttttctgttgtgatcccttcaatacttccaaaattgtatctacccactctggcctttgtatgctggtttactcaatagtgacgccgtttcctgagtcaatgcatgggataccgtttcagaaaatgtttgctttgggttcgcgtatgtggctcgcttcgtttcgacgtcccgtatgccatttataaagctctgaatcttcattctttccgtgtattccacgggtgcatccgcatttgcaagatgaaccaatctttcaatgtccgaagcaaactcctgcaaagtctcgttagctttttggtagcggttttgcaattctatttggtagatctgtttcctatgttcgcttccgtatcttcgttctacagcagccatcaatgattcgtaactgttacgttcgtactctgagATGGTCTGTAGGATCTCAGCAGCTGGTTCTTTTAAAGCAACGAACaatgctgcaactttatcttcggtattccagttgttcgctgctgacgtcttctcaaattgaagcttaaatacctggaaaggaacagaacaatcaaacgttggtgattttaccttcagagtagacgctgaagtgattggacggttcaattgtaactcctgaatccgatcattcaaagcatccatctcagcctccattttatcttgtcgttcactaaaaccctccaactgcgatgatatgcgatcctcttgcgctttcaactgctgagccaactgagatatcatatatgtcttctgttcttccagttgagatgccatatttgtggatatttgtgatgaaatttctgttatacgtgtttcttgtgcttcaatcttcgatgtaatctgtgtcaacatttctgaaatacgcgttccTTGAGCTTCAATCTGTGattttatgcgtgtctcctgtgattctagttgagatgacatttgtgatgtcatatatgtcttctgttcctgcagttgagatgacatatatgtcttctgttctgccagttgagatgacactgtcgatgtttaagcagatattgccgccaaaatcatgttcaagtctgtgctcgtaactgtctgcgatgtttcggttttctcctcaatttttcttgttgtctcctcgccatcaggatgaaagacatcttTGTCTTCTGCATCGTTGGGATATTCCAGATATTTCTCCTTGTAAAATGTTCTACTTGTTTACCCTAGTAATtgatctacatatatgtatacctattcGTAATTTCCCTGCAAAAAGTGAGTCTGGTCTAAGACTGTATAAAAGACAGTCTTTCGTTGCCTTACTACTGGATCAAGTCTAGACCAATCTCATGTAAAATCATGGGACCAATTTACACGGAGCATGTCCTAGGCTTGGTCTACCATTATACCATTCATGCCGTGTATAGTCCAGACCAAAGATAGACGGTTTGGTCTATACATAATACAGTCAGATGCTAGACCAAATGGACTATACAAATAGTGCCTTTTCTGGTCTATGCATAAGACAGTCTCATTGATAGACCAATCGAACTGCATAAAAGATATTTACTTTGGTCTATGCAATTGACTGTCTTATGCATAGACCAATCGGACTGCATAATACCTACCTACTTTGGTCtgcaatatatatttttctaaaaatgaaaattgctcgttttttattttggtttttttatattttgatatatataaccTATACggtttttgattttattcatcacctttcgtttaatttaaacatttaaagTCTTCTCATCTAAAAACTaagtataatttataataatgatttaaaaaaaaaacaattctcaGATaatgatttcaaaaattaaaggaaaaggtAATCACATTTTCAGAAAGGAAaaagatatttttataataaaaatagatAAAAAGTCTATAGTgttaattatattaattatttccGATTTTTAGTTTATTAACTGTGGTCAATCTATACAGCCTTTTTTTAACAATGTGGAGGCATTTCGATAGTTGCTTATCGGGCTTTTCTGACGTCGCCGACTGTCCACctgttattaaaaataaaataaattgaagaatatatttaaacaaaaattaatttatataCGTACTTATAATAGCATCATACAAGGAAGTATATTTTTTTAGACAAATCTTGCCATGGACGCCGCCTACATTGACTTCGTTGCACATAGATCTGGAGATAATTTCCTCAAAGTGCTTTTCAGGTTCTTTAATAAGTGTTTTATTGCGTTAATCTGAAATATTAATTCATAATTATTAGTGGAATTTACAATAAATCAATTATTAAACTTACATATTCATTGATGTTCACCTCATTTATGGCGTTATTGACGCTTTCCATTTCCTCAATGGTTTTTATAGGGAATAGTTTGCTCAAATTCCTCAAATCTGCGTCCTTATTAGCAAGAACGCTTAATTGGGCGCCTTGCTTTGCCTGAACTTCCatcatttttttttggtaatctggaaaataatcatttttaaaattatttgcatcaaaattttattaaaaaaatacctAGCATGTTGTCAAATTTGGTGTTCAAATCGTCAATTTTAGCCTCCAAAGATTTGCACCTTTCACAAGTTTTGTCAATGCTATTGCTGTTGGGGAAGTTGGTATTGTTATTGGTTTTGAggtagttgttgttattgctgctgCCGCTATAGTTGTTTTCGCGTTGAATTTGCGAGTCATCTGtagaattattttaaaaattatcaatCAGATATGAAGAGTTAGAAGCAAAATATTGCAATACTCACAAAATATTATTTCATTCTCTTTGAAGTCAAATTGTCTTATCTTATTTGGTTGTTGCTGAGTCATTTtcatatatttcgtttttttatattatattttttatattatattttttatattatattttttttatattatattttttatattatattttttttatattatattttttatattatattttttttatattacattttttatattatattttttttatattatattttttatattatatatttttttatattatatttttttatattcgttttgttttttgttatctaTTAAAAAGTGCAGCTATTTAATAAAGGCAATAGTAGAAAATTTTGTGAAGAAGGAAGCAACATTAATTTATATGCTACATCATCCGCTTTAAATTCTTCAATTTCTTCAGATAATGAATCCGAAAGTGCTATTCCTAGAGCTAGTGAAGTGAATGGAGCTGTAAAGAAAGGATGGACATTTTTAAACCGGACTGCTTCAAATATTATTTCTCCTGCATTTGActttttaatctttttaattgaaatacgtATATCTGGCCAAATAACGCAGGCATTATCTGGTATCTTTGAActtaaataaacatttttcatCCTATaacttttaattatattattggtctgtctttgccctgggcattcaatccagcGTTGTCTGAACTGTTTtgattcccagttacttatggcttTCCTAGTATGTGCCTCTGTGAGCCCACAAAAGGGCTCTAGACCATAGACATAGAATTTACCAAAAttgtttattaatattaattaggCGAGGATTTACCTCATTGATTTTCAATGTATATGAATGAGGGAGATTTACtaaaaaagtggcggtgccacacccattttcaaacattttctaaCTTTCGAACTTTGCTCCATTATATCAATTTCATTTGACTGTATATCTTAGTTGAATTCTTTGTTACCAGCAAGCTTGAAAAAAACTGtgaagtgggcgtggccctcaAACACAGTGTAAAAACTAAATAATAGTTTAAGAAAACTAAAaagcacgcttttatagctaacggaactaaaaaatagaaaataattttcaattaaaaagagtttatataacagtagcagGACCTTCTACAACAACACaagattaacaagtaaggaaggttgagttcgggtgtaaccgaacattacatactcagttgagagctatggggacaacataagggaaaataaccatgtaggaaaatgaaccgagggtaatcctggaatgtgtttgtatgacatgtgtatcaaatgaaaggtgttaatgagtattttaaaagggagtgatccttagttccataggtggacgccgtttcgagatattgccattaaggtggaacaggggtgaccctagaatttgtttgtacgatatgggtatcaagtgaaaggggttaatgaacatttgaaaagggagtgggccttagttctataggtggacgccttttcgagataccgccataaaggtggaccaggggtgactctagaatgcgtttgtacaatatgggtatcaaacgaaaggtgttaatgagtatttcaaaagggcgtggggtttagttctataggtggacgccttttcgagatatcgccattaaggtggaccaggggtgactctagaatgtgtttgtacgatatgggtatcaaattcaaggtattaatgagggttttaaaagggagtggtggtagttgtataggtggtcgccttttcgagggttctccccataaattcagaaaacaaaaattcagaaacacattttttcagaaaacattagtcagaactcttttttcagaaagcaaaaattcagaagtcaaaactcagaaacaaaaattcagaaatcaaaattgcagaagtcaattttcagaagtcaaatttcagaagtcaaatttcagaagtcaaaattcagaagtcaaatttcagaagtcaaaattcagaaagtaatcagacagcaaaaaaacattaaattttgcgcaaaattttatgtttttttgctgtctgattactttctgattttgacttctgaaatttaacttctgaattttttttttcagccgtctgattattttccaaattttaagtttaagtcTTTCTGCCTTCTGATTACTCAAATGTTTGGTTTttcatttttgatatattttcagcatatatttaatactcctatattgctacaaaaggctaggtacatttccaaacatcagagtgccgatatattgctgtttaaacgtttttgtttttgtattcaataatcgaatgtacctaaatttgaaTTTTGTCTTGTCACACTTacgctgctacaatcacaaaaattttataggctgtcttgttttgatttcgaattcaaaacacattgcgagcattttctattaataATATACatgggagtattacatatatgtttttttgggtatgcgtagtagaacttttttttcctgagctcaaaacctatcgaaaaatcgatggcgcgatataggttaataaatcgacccaggttgGTATATTATATATCtattattataatattataatattactatattattatatatattatttattacaaagataacgataatttaattcatagaaccTTTGCCATAATATCCGATTGTAATATCCATGATAGCATAGCAGTTCatctatatatttcaaaaatgattAATTTTGTTAAGACTAATATAAgcaattcaattacgaaaattatCTACGTGTCAGATGGTGCAGGAGCACAGTACAAAAACAAATACTACTTAATTAATTTATGTCATCATAAAATTGATTTCGAAATATTCGCTGAGTGGCACTTTTACGCAACTAGCCATGGAAAATCTGCATGTGATGGTATAGGTGGGACATTAAAAAGAGGCGCTCGGAATTATAGCAtggcaaataaaaatcaaattcaaacgGCGGAGGACCTTTATCATTGGGCTTCACAAACGTATAACACCTCCATAGAAGTTGCTTACGCAGACGCTGATgaatacaacaaaataaaagaagAGCTACTTTCAAGATACAAAAATGCCAAAACTTTTACGGGAACTCAAAGCTTCCATTCTTTTGTACCTTTAGATGAAACATCACtaaaagtaagcaaatattccgaaaatcagcagtatgagctgcgcaaagttgtatattaaatctaaataattaaaaataaaaaattaactttattaagtgtatgtctatttattgtgcgtgtctgaaaaatttgataatacgattcttgttcgaatctattagaatacttagtcatagtatctgtatctgtataacttccaaagtatagctaggtaccttttttgtcacacaataatagcaaaataaaaaaaaagttaacaagagatggttttacttataaatttttttaaaagaaaaaaaacaccattctagcttttatattaaagcgacctttctaaaaaattttttttttaaatcggttggtctttgaagtgttttcccagtttgaaaaaaaatgtagaaaaaaattaaaaatttttttttctttcagtgtaatatagaatctttacagtatatgttttcaaaggtgattttaatacctttctaacggtataaaaatttttcaaattggttgattaatttacacgtgatatccaaatatgagaaagtaaccaagagatgcatttacttacttacttacttacttaattggcgcttaaccgtctaaacggttatggccgtccaacaaggcgcgccagtcgctctttcgctccgccaaccggcgccaattggtcacaacaagggagtttaaatcgttttccacctggtccttccaacggagtgggggccgccctctacctctgcttccataggcgggttccgatagaaacactttcttggccggagcatcatctttcattcgcataacatggcctagccagcgcagccgctgcgttttaattcgctggactatgttgatgtctgcgtatagctcgtacagctcatcattaaatcttcttcggtactcgccatcgccaacgcgtagaggtccataaatctttcgaagaacttttctatcgaacactcccaaagccgattcatctgctgttgtcatggtccatgcttctgccccatatagcaggacgggtacgataagtgacttgtagagtatgattttcgttcgccgagagaggactttacttttcaattgcctacctagtccaaagtagcatttattggcaagattgattcttcgctggatttcagtgctgatgttgttgctagtgttgatgctggttcccaaataaacgaagtcttttactatttcgaaattatggctgccaagagtagcgtggttgccaaggcgcatatgcgctgactctttgctcgatgacagcaggtacttcgttttgtcctcatccaccatcaaacccatctttaccgcttctttttccagcttggagtaagcagaactaacagcgcgggtgtttaggccgatgatatcaatgtcatcagcatatgccagtaattgcacgcttttatagtgcggttaagttctgcagctagtataattttctccagcatcaaattaaagaaatcgcacgataggaggtcaccctgtctgaaacctcgtttagtttcgaacggctcggagaggtccttcccaattctgactgagctgatggtgttgctcaacgtcattttgcacagccgtataatttttgcggggaaaccaaattcagacatagcggcatataggcagctccttttcgtgctgtcgaaggcggctttaaagtcgacgaagaggtgatgtgtgtcgattctttttcacgggttttttccaagatttggcgtattgtgaaaatctggtcgatggtagatttaccaggtctgaagccgcactgataaggtccaatcagccggttcacggtgggcttcaatctttcgcacaatacacttgaaaggaccttatatgcgatattaaggaggctgattccacgatagttggtgcattttgcagtatcccccttcttgtggactgggcaaagaacacttagattccaaccgtcgggcatgctttcgtccgcccatattttgctaagaagctgctgcatgcgccttaccaactcctcgccgccgaacttgaatagctccgcaggcaatccatcagcgcccacggccttgttgtttttcaatctggttattgctattctaacttcgtcataatcgggcggggggacatatattccatcatcatcgattgcgggatcgggttcttcatctctgcgcggtgaattgctgcctccatttaggagagcagagaagtgttccctccataatctaagcactctctggacatcagttacaaggtcgccgttttcattcctacagaagtttgccccggtcttaaaaccttccgtctgtcgccgtattttttggtagaattttcgggcgttattcctggtggctagcagctcaagctcctcgcactcacgcctttctgcttctgcttttttcttcctgaaaaggcgtctcgcttcccttttcaactcacgatagcgttcacacactcctcttgtcgcgctcgcttttaacgtagccctgtaggcagcgtcttttctttcggttgcaacgcggcattcttcatcataccagttgttttttcgtggccgccggtaaccaattttttcctcggcggcagtatgaagtgctttggagatatgctcccactgctcctgtattccttcaggatgagttgtgccctcagagagcaggtgtgagagtcgagttgcgaaatcattggcagtctattgtgattgaagcttttcgacgtctagctttccttgtgttttttgttccttgtttttagccgcgttgaggcgggcgcg
Above is a window of Eurosta solidaginis isolate ZX-2024a unplaced genomic scaffold, ASM4086904v1 ctg00001093.1, whole genome shotgun sequence DNA encoding:
- the LOC137235993 gene encoding uncharacterized protein, whose translation is MKMTQQQPNKIRQFDFKENEIIFYDSQIQRENNYSGSSNNNNYLKTNNNTNFPNSNSIDKTCERCKSLEAKIDDLNTKFDNMLDYQKKMMEVQAKQGAQLSVLANKDADLRNLSKLFPIKTIEEMESVNNAINEVNINEYINAIKHLLKNLKSTLRKLSPDLCATKSM